One segment of Coffea arabica cultivar ET-39 chromosome 7c, Coffea Arabica ET-39 HiFi, whole genome shotgun sequence DNA contains the following:
- the LOC113698951 gene encoding putative late blight resistance protein homolog R1A-10 — protein MQEVAQTHPPTSSSLRFPRTSELGSIDFFLENLQELATSEAASVAFPKDQIQIIQEDLIFLRSLLGKIVKQRNQNGKIQALWDRIMEVAYKAELVIDSVALGDRLECLDTIAGDIKHMKTEALKVSDSIRNDDEAQRVANNSIHFKSQLSSPALNEVLVGLDEEVKTIADRLTRGSNQLDIVSIVGMAGLGKTTLANTIYHHPLILGHFHFRAWCTISQVYSKQNLLVQILSSIGSGSHDQYIKMHEDDLVVMLFQLLKRNRYLIILDDVWDIEAWNLLERSLPNDANGSRILFTSRIENLPLQFKSDSQPHHLCHLSDKECLELLLRKIFGKEDCPPTLIKVLMQVANKCKGLPHTVVIFAGILSRIEPDCWQEFADSLNSNTSNSTEPLELSYIHLPEYLKPCLLYVGAFREDQDIPVRKLSWLWISEGFVQKIEGKSLDDVAEDYLKDLIGRSLVMVTEQRTLAGAKICRLHDLVHEFVVAKAKKESFLQISYGSNDLLQISNWGDDLSTSTGPSPHRLCMYSMSGKELAMSRPFFPRLRCLLYFGYACMGSEKLHDGPIWFLKSKLLRVLDFRDMRVSGNFPGKLLLLVHLRYLAISLWYSASIPSAIDNLSRLHTFLVGGNAVAQLPNTIWNIKTLRHLRRTESPQFSGSTLGHQRNKTFPPSGFTLPTRDIEDSPDLDHLDSFSLAINCFGEQLQKILKKLPSIRRLKCVHADAGNQTGIVKLDSLSRLESLQLHRFYGCKLEVPMNLKKLTLSRNKWPWSEISTIGKLPNLEVLKLEKKSFLGEKWEMQEGEFSKLRFLELSRLNLCNWTAYNSDNFSHLEKLVLYSCLRLEEVPLCLGESSTIEMIEVEFCHKSLVSYVEQIQQEQMEMGNQDLIGGTILFMLQN, from the coding sequence ATGCAAGAAGTTGCACAAACGCATCCACCAACATCTTCATCACTCAGATTCCCTAGGACCAGCGAGCTGGGCTCTATTGATTTCTTCTTAGAGAATCTCCAGGAACTAGCAACTTCTGAGGCCGCTTCAGTTGCTTTTCCAAAGGATCAAATCCAAATAATCCAAGAAGATCTTATATTCTTAAGATCTCTTCTAGGGAAAATTGTGAAGCAGCGCAACCAAAATGGAAAAATCCAAGCTCTTTGGGATCGTATTATGGAGGTGGCCTACAAGGCAGAGTTAGTCATCGACTCTGTTGCACTTGGGGATAGACTTGAATGTTTGGATACTATTGCTGGAGATATCAAGCATATGAAGACTGAGGCCCTTAAAGTCTCTGACAGCATCAGGAATGACGATGAAGCTCAGAGAGTTGCCAACAACTCTATTCACTTCAAATCACAACTCAGTAGCCCAGCACTGAATGAAGTTCTGGTGGGTCTTGATGAAGAAGTAAAGACAATTGCAGATAGACTTACTAGGGGTTCAAACCAGCTAGATATTGTTTCAATTGTGGGTATGGCTGGACTTGGTAAGACAACATTAGCCAACACAATTTACCATCACCCTTTAATTTTAGGCCACTTCCATTTCCGTGCTTGGTGTACTATTTCCCAAGTATACAGCAAGCAGAATTTGTTAGTTCAAATTTTGTCCAGTATTGGTAGTGGAAGTCATGATCAATATATTAAGATGCATGAAGATGATTTGGTTGTGATGCTCTTCCAGCTTTTGAAGAGAAATAGGTATCTTATCATTTTGGATGACGTGTGGGACATTGAGGCATGGAATTTGTTGGAAAGATCGTTGCCAAACGATGCAAATGGAAGCAGGATTCTGTTCACCAGCAGGATTGAGAATTTGCCTTTGCAATTTAAATCTGATAGTCAGCCTCACCATCTCTGCCATCTTAGTGATAAAGAGTGTCTTGAATTGCTTCTGAGGAAGATATTTGGCAAAGAAGATTGTCCTCCAACACTAATCAAAGTTTTAATGCAAGTAGCAAATAAGTGCAAGGGGCTACCTCACACAGTTGTCATTTTTGCTGGAATTCTTTCAAGAATTGAGCCAGACTGCTGGCAAGAATTTGCAGACAGCCTCAATTCCAACACTTCTAATAGCACTGAACCATTGGAGCTGAGTTACATTCATTTACCTGAATATTTGAAGCCATGCCTTCTTTACGTAGGTGCATTTCGAGAAGACCAAGACATTCCTGTCCGAAAGTTGTCATGGCTTTGGATCTCTGAAGGATTTGTCCAAAAGATAGAAGGGAAGAGTCTAGATGATGTGGCAGAAGACTACTTGAAAGATTTGATTGGTAGAAGTTTGGTAATGGTAACCGAACAAAGAACTCTTGCTGGTGCCAAAATTTGCCGACTTCATGATTTAGTACATGAGTTTGTTGTGGCAAAGGCCAAAAAAGAAAGTTTTCTACAgatttcatatgggagtaatgACCTTCTACAGATTTCAAATTGGGGTGATGACCTTTCTACTTCTACTGGACCCAGCCCCCACCGACTGTGTATGTATTCCATGAGCGGAAAGGAGCTTGCTATGTCAAGGCCATTTTTTCCTAGACTACGTTGTTTGCTCTACTTTGGTTATGCTTGTATGGGTTCAGAAAAGCTGCATGATGGCCCCATTTGGtttctaaaatcaaaacttcTTAGAGTTTTAGATTTTAGGGACATGCGTGTTTCTGGCAATTTTCCAGGCAAATTATTATTGCTTGTGCACCTAAGATACTTGGCAATTAGCTTGTGGTATTCAGCATCCATTCCATCTGCCATAGACAACCTCTCAAGGTTACATACATTTCTGGTAGGAGGCAATGCTGTTGCTCAGTTGCCTAATACTATCTGGAACATTAAGACACTGAGACATCTAAGGAGAACAGAGTCTCCACAGTTTAGTGGTTCAACACTTGGACATCAAAGGAATAAAACATTCCCGCCGAGTGGTTTTACGTTACCCACTCGCGACATTGAAGACTCCCCAGATCTAGATCATTTAGACTCTTTTAGCCTTGCAATTAACTGCTTTGGTGAACAGTTGCAGAAGATACTGAAGAAGTTACCAAGCATTCGTAGGCTAAAATGCGTGCATGCAGATGCTGGAAATCAGACTGGGATTGTCAAGCTAGACAGTTTGAGTCGACTAGAATCACTTCAGCTGCATCGCTTTTACGGCTGCAAGTTGGAAGTCccaatgaatttgaaaaagctCACTCTCTCACGCAATAAATGGCCGTGGAGTgaaatttcaacaattggaaaattgcccaatcttgaagtgcttaaattagAAAAGAAGTCCTTCTTGGGGGAAAAATGGGAAATGCAAGAAGGGGAATTCTCTAAGCTCCGATTCTTGGAATTGTCAAGATTGAATCTTTGCAACTGGACTGCCTATAATTCTGATAATTTTTCTCATCTTGAGAAATTGGTTTTATATAGCTGTCTACGGCTGGAAGAGGTCCCTCTTTGTTTAGGGGAAAGTTCTACCattgaaatgattgaggtggAATTTTGTCACAAGTCTCTCGTAAGTTATGTAGAACAAATTCAGCAAGAACAGATGGAGATGGGAAACCAGGATTTGATAGGCGGCACAATTCTATTTATGCTGCAAAATTGA